A single region of the Gadus morhua chromosome 5, gadMor3.0, whole genome shotgun sequence genome encodes:
- the l2hgdh gene encoding LOW QUALITY PROTEIN: L-2-hydroxyglutarate dehydrogenase, mitochondrial (The sequence of the model RefSeq protein was modified relative to this genomic sequence to represent the inferred CDS: inserted 2 bases in 1 codon; deleted 2 bases in 2 codons; substituted 1 base at 1 genomic stop codon) yields MIRVLVSVVGAAKPRAPHSTTARYLHSSYDVAVVGAGIVGLATARELILRHPSLRFVLLEKEQGLSLHQSGHNSGVIHSGIYYTPGSLKARLCVRGATLAYDYCDRKGLPYKRCGKLIVAVTGRRCPGCGRCSERGLQNNVRDLSILDAKGIREREPYCRGVMALDSPYTGIVDWRRVALSYGADFEEAGGTVVTNYEVNDIAMANESAAGSSEGLKYPIAIRAKKGEEVRCRYVLTCGGLHSDRLSRXLGCSPEPRIVPFRGDYLVLKPDKHYLVKGNIYPVPDPRFPFLGVHFTPRMDGSIWLGPNAVLAFKREGYKLFDFNLRDFGDALSFRGLQRLFXRTSGTALGRCYRGVFIGAQVKLLQRYIPEISLSDVLRGPAGVRAQALDREGNLVDDFVFDGGVGDVAGRVLNVRNAPSPAATSSLAIGEMIADEVEGTLRPVGGGRREGGGERDTSTCRGERGGGMGEGYFDL; encoded by the exons ATGATCCGAGTTCTGGTCTCTGTTGTGGGCGCTGCGAAGCCCAGAGCACCGCACAGTACGACCGCCAGATATCTCCACAG CTCCTACGACGTTGCGGTGGTGGGCGCCGGCATCGTTGGCCTGGCAACGGCGAGGGAGCTCATCCTCCGACACCCCTCCCTCCGCTTCGTCCTGCTAGAGAAGGAGCAGgggctgt CCCTCCACCAGAGCGGCCACAACAGCGGCGTGATCCACAGCGGGATCTACTACACGCCGGGGTCTCTGAAGGCCCGTCTCTGCGTGCGAGGCGCAACGCTGGCCTACGACTACTGCGACCGGAAGGGCCTGCCCTATAAGAGATGTGGAAAG CTGATCGTGGCGGTGACAGGGAGGAGGTGCCCCGGCTGCGGGCGCTGTAGCGAGCGCGGCCTGCAGAACAACGTCCGGGACCTCAGCATCCTGGACGCCAAGGGCATCCGGGAGCGGGAGCCCTACTGCAGG GGGGTCATGGCGCTGGACTCCCCCTACACCGGCATCGTGGACTGGCGCCGGGTGGCCCTCTCCTACGGCGCCGACTTCGAGGAGGCGGGCGGGACGGTGGTGACGAACTACGAGGTGAATGACATCGCCATGGCCAATGAGAGCGCGGCAGGAAGCAGTGAAG gACTGAAATATCCAATAGCAATCAGAGCCAAAAAG ggGGAGGAAGTGAGGTGTCGCTACGTGCTCACCTGCGGGGGGCTCCACTCGGACCGCCTCTCCAG TCTCGGCTGCAGCCCGGAGCCCCGCATCGTGCCCTTCAGGGGGGACTACCTGGTCCTGAAGCCCGACAAACACTACCTGGTGAAGGGAAACATCTACCCT GTCCCTGACCCCCGGTTCCCCTTCCTCGGAGTGCATTTCACCCCACGGATGGATGGCAGCATCTGGCTGGGGCCCAACGCAGTGCTGGCTTtcaagagagagggatacaagCTGTTTGACTTTAACCTGCGCGACTTTGGAGATGCCCTCTCCTTCAG GGGCCTTCAGAGACTGTTCTGAAGAACATCCGGTACGGCCTTGGGGAGATGTTACCGGGGGGTGTTCATTGGCGCCCAGGTCAAACTGCTGCAGAGATACATCCCAGAGATCTCCCTCAGCGACGTGCTGCG GGGCCCGGCCGGGGTGAGGGCCCAGGCGCTGGACCGCGAGGGGAACCTTGTGGACGACTTTGTGTTCGACGGCGGCGTGGGC GACGTGGCCGGCCGCGTGCTG AACGTCCGCaacgccccctcccccgccgccacctcctccctcgCCATCGGGGAGATGATTGCGGACGAGGTGGAGGGAACGCTTCGCCctgtagggggggggagaagagagggagggggggagagagatactTCGACctgtaggggggagagagggggagggatgggggagggataCTTCGAct TATAG
- the dmac2l gene encoding ATP synthase subunit s, mitochondrial isoform X1 — protein MNRRFGVLLFSSRVSVCQSHRRRATGAFPSKWGQPIRGRVAATSQRFRNMRLLSAALRNSVWTRGGGTTRHFWGWINAVFNRVDYERIKAIGPDRAAAEWLLRCGAKVRFLGFERWHHDYNALPTGPLDRYKIQGIDATESCIMYRGFDHLDGLQHLEEVKLIRCVYIEDGCLERLSSTEVLQSTLSSLEVVSCGNVSDKGLIALHKLGNLQRLVLSDLPGVKDRDQTLERLKTALPKLDITVDL, from the exons ATGAACAGGCGGTTTGGTGTCTTATTGTTTTCTTcccgtgtgtctgtttgtcagtCTCACCGGCGACGAGCTACGGGTGCGTTCCCATCCAAATggggtcagccaatcagaggacgcGTTGCCGCGACGTCGCAAAGG TTCAGGAACATGAGACTTTTATCCGCGGCGCTACGCAACTCTGTGTGGACGAGGGGCGGCGGCACTACTAGACACTTCTGGGGCTGGATCAATGCGGTGTTCAACAG GGTGGACTATGAGAGGATTAAGGCCATCGGGCCGGACCGAGCCGCGGCCGAGTGGCTACTTCGCTGCGGGGCCAAAGTCCGGTTCCTGGGGTTTGAACGCTGGCATCACGACTACAACGCCCTGCCAACCGGGCCGCTCGACCGTTACAAGATCCAGGGCATCGACGCCACCGAGTCGTGCATCATGTACAGGGGATTTGATCATCTCG ATGGCCTGCAGcacctggaggaggtgaagctCATCCGGTGCGTCTACATCGAGGACGGTTGCCTGGAGAGGCTGAGCTCCACAGAGGTCCTGCAGAGCACCCTGAGCAGCCTGGAGGTGGTGTCCTGCGGGAACGTCTCCGACAAGGGGCTCATCGCCCTGCACAAGCTGGG gaACCTGCAGCGGCTGGTCCTCAGTGACCTCCCGGGGGTGAAGGACCGGGACCAGACCCTGGAGAGACTGAAGACCGCCCTGCCCAAGCTGGACATCAcagttgacctctga
- the dmac2l gene encoding ATP synthase subunit s, mitochondrial isoform X2 — MRLLSAALRNSVWTRGGGTTRHFWGWINAVFNRVDYERIKAIGPDRAAAEWLLRCGAKVRFLGFERWHHDYNALPTGPLDRYKIQGIDATESCIMYRGFDHLDGLQHLEEVKLIRCVYIEDGCLERLSSTEVLQSTLSSLEVVSCGNVSDKGLIALHKLGNLQRLVLSDLPGVKDRDQTLERLKTALPKLDITVDL, encoded by the exons ATGAGACTTTTATCCGCGGCGCTACGCAACTCTGTGTGGACGAGGGGCGGCGGCACTACTAGACACTTCTGGGGCTGGATCAATGCGGTGTTCAACAG GGTGGACTATGAGAGGATTAAGGCCATCGGGCCGGACCGAGCCGCGGCCGAGTGGCTACTTCGCTGCGGGGCCAAAGTCCGGTTCCTGGGGTTTGAACGCTGGCATCACGACTACAACGCCCTGCCAACCGGGCCGCTCGACCGTTACAAGATCCAGGGCATCGACGCCACCGAGTCGTGCATCATGTACAGGGGATTTGATCATCTCG ATGGCCTGCAGcacctggaggaggtgaagctCATCCGGTGCGTCTACATCGAGGACGGTTGCCTGGAGAGGCTGAGCTCCACAGAGGTCCTGCAGAGCACCCTGAGCAGCCTGGAGGTGGTGTCCTGCGGGAACGTCTCCGACAAGGGGCTCATCGCCCTGCACAAGCTGGG gaACCTGCAGCGGCTGGTCCTCAGTGACCTCCCGGGGGTGAAGGACCGGGACCAGACCCTGGAGAGACTGAAGACCGCCCTGCCCAAGCTGGACATCAcagttgacctctga